The Halodesulfovibrio sp. MK-HDV genome contains the following window.
GATTTTTAGCCGTAAATACGTTCTCCACCGCCGCAACGGTCGGTTTATGCAATCGTACTATCGCGTCGAGTTCTTTGAATATTACCCCCATTCGACGCGCAAAATCCTTATCTGTAGCGCGGATGGCACCACAGTCTACCAATTTCACCACGCCGGAAATCTCTTCTATCACGCCCCACCCCATCACGCGGGAACCGGGGTCAATGCCAAGCACTCGATTAACAGTCAAAACGTACTCCACTGTTCATTTAATGATGTATTCTAAACACTGACTATGAAGTCTTGCTAACATTACGTCCATAAATGTTCTGTACAACTTCAAATTAGAACACACCAATAAAAAAGGAGAGAGTTACAAACTCTCTCCTTCCTATAATTCATTCTTTGCAATTACGGAAACTTGCTTAAAGCCTAAACTGACTTCAAAAAACAAAGTTGCTCGTATAATCGCAGTCAAGAGGGCGTCCCTCTTGCGGGGATGCAAGGGGCTGGCCCCTTGCCCGCCGGAGGCACAAACACTCCAGCGCCGCAGGCATAAAAAGCCCGCGTTGTGAACAGCTGACACTTACTCAGCGTTAAGTTCAGCCATTACGTCGTCAGAAACGTCCATGTTGGTGAACACGTTCTGTACGTCGTCATTCTCTTCAAGAAGGTCGATAAGACGGAGCATTTTTTTTGCGCCTTCAACATCGAGCTCGATAGTATTCTGAGGGATTTTTGCCATTTCAGCAGATTCGATTGTGATGCCAGCTGCTTCGAAAGCGGCGCGAACTGCTTCCATGTCAGTTGGTTCACAACGGATATCCCATTCTTCATTTTCTTCGATAATATCTTCTGCACCAGCTTCAAGACCGATATCCATTACCTGTTCTTCAGTAACAGCATCTTTCTTGATAATGACCTGGCCTTTGTTATCGAACATCCAAGCAACGGAACCAGCTTCGCCCATGTTACCATTACCTTTGTTCAAGGTGTGGCGCATTTCAGCAACGATACGGTTTTTGTTGTCAGAAGCAACTTCGATAAGAATAGCTACGCCACCGGGGCCGTATCCTTCATAGTTAATTTCATGGATATCGCCACCAGCGAGTTCGCCAGTACCTTTTTTGATTGCGTTATCAATCTTATCTTTAGGCAGGTTTACTGCCTTAGCAGCAGCAATAGCAGAACGAAGACGCGGGTTGTTAGCAATATCGCCACTTACTTTAGCAGCAATGATGATCTCTTTTGCTGCGCGAGTGAACTGCTTAGAACGAACAGCGTCCTGACGACCTTTACGATGCTTAATGTTAGCCCATTTACTATGTCCAGCCATGATTCCTCCTTACGTCGTTGCAGCTAACGCACTGCAACTGGAACAATAAAAATAAATACACCCACAACCATTCTGGGTGCCAAAAATCAAAGGGAGCCGACTTAAAATTAACGACTAGTATTCGTATTCGAATTTTTTTCCGTTAAATCCAAGACCAACATAAAAAGTTTCCTTGCTTTCATCACGTGAGCTTTTAGGCTTAAAAGCCTTCACAGTTTTGAAATACTTACGCATGCTTTTTGCGTACTGTTCTACATCAGGTCCCATAAATATTTTTACAATGAAGCTGCCTTCAGGCTTAAGGCAATAGCAAGCCACGTTAAGCGCTTCGAAACAAAGCTCGGCAGAACGAGCTTGGTCTGTAAATTTATGGCCTGTTGTATTAGGCGCCATATCGCTGATCACAACATCAAACGGCATGATTTCAGCAAGTACGTCTTCAAATTCCTGAGAACGCTCAAAGACGTTTTCCTGCATAAAGCGAACGTTCGATGGAAAGACTGTTTCAGTAGTCTGAATATCAGCACCGATAACAAGTCCTTGCGCACCAACTTTCTCAGCAGCGCCTAAAGACCAGGAACCTGGAGCAGCGCCAAGATCAAGCACCTTCATGCCCTTGGAAAAGATAGCAAAACGCTTATCAATTTCTTTCAGCTTATATACTGATCTTGCAGGGTAATTATCTT
Protein-coding sequences here:
- a CDS encoding YebC/PmpR family DNA-binding transcriptional regulator, yielding MAGHSKWANIKHRKGRQDAVRSKQFTRAAKEIIIAAKVSGDIANNPRLRSAIAAAKAVNLPKDKIDNAIKKGTGELAGGDIHEINYEGYGPGGVAILIEVASDNKNRIVAEMRHTLNKGNGNMGEAGSVAWMFDNKGQVIIKKDAVTEEQVMDIGLEAGAEDIIEENEEWDIRCEPTDMEAVRAAFEAAGITIESAEMAKIPQNTIELDVEGAKKMLRLIDLLEENDDVQNVFTNMDVSDDVMAELNAE
- a CDS encoding RlmE family RNA methyltransferase gives rise to the protein MKKYRDHYFLQAKKDNYPARSVYKLKEIDKRFAIFSKGMKVLDLGAAPGSWSLGAAEKVGAQGLVIGADIQTTETVFPSNVRFMQENVFERSQEFEDVLAEIMPFDVVISDMAPNTTGHKFTDQARSAELCFEALNVACYCLKPEGSFIVKIFMGPDVEQYAKSMRKYFKTVKAFKPKSSRDESKETFYVGLGFNGKKFEYEY